The Atribacterota bacterium genome contains the following window.
AACCTTTGTTCGGCGTCCAAAAGTGTACCTTCTCGATGAACCGTTAACGGCGGTAGACCCTAAAACCAGAATGGAATTGCGTACCGTTTTAAAGCGATTGCAATCGGACCTTGGTCAAACTATGATTTACGTCACCCATGACCAGAGTGAGTCGCTGACGTTAGCAGACAAAATCGCTGTCATGAACGAGGGACGTCTTCTCCAATATGGTTCACCAGAGGAGGTTTACCGCAATCCTAATAATACCTTCGTCGGATATTTTATTGGAAATCCAGGCATGAACTTCATCAACTGTTCTCTTTCTATCGAAAACGGTGTTTGTATTCTGGATGCTCAAGATTTTCGCCATTTCGTACCAGAAATCCCTCCCTCTTTGGTCAGGGAAATAGGATACAAACCTCTTATTGTCGGTATTCGTCCAGAAAATATTGAAGTCAGCTTTGTTCCTCGCGAACACTGGATTGTTTCTCAATGCATTCTTTCTGAACCCATTGGCAGCCGTGTGGTATTACACCTCAAAGTAGGGGAAAAAGTGATTAAGGCAAAAGTTCCTCGCATAGAGGTAGAACCGGGAGCATCAACCTGGTTCCGCCTCCCGATAGAGTTCCTCAAATTTTTTGATGGAGAAACTATGGAAGCCGTGAGGACGTGAAGGATTATTTTCTAAAGTCACTATGTGGGGAAATGGAACAGAGAATGGAGTAAATCCCTTCAGAGTTTTTTATTTGTGGTAGCTTGTGATGATTCCATCCTCCCAAAAATTTCTCAAATTTTATAACAATTGTTATTTAACGTCTTGACAAGCTGCTGTTGGAAGGAGAAAATGAAAATTGGTAACATTTGTTTTTGGGCAAGTTCTCATTGTTTTGCGGGATAAAAGTACGGAGGTGGTGGTTTTACATGTTATTACCGCCTCTGCGAAGGGGGTGTTATAAAGGATCGAGATTTGCTTTAGGTTTATGGTTCATTTTGGTAACAGTTTATGTATTTGCTAAATTAAAAGAAGGAAATTAAAAGAAGGGAGGGATTTTGGTGAAAAAACTGGTTGTTCTTCTATTGTTGAGCGTGATGAGTTTGGTTTGGGTCAATTTTGCCATATCCCAAGAGGAAGTTACACTGACTGTGGTATGGCATGCAGGGATTTGTGCTGAAGCGTTGTTAGATATTGCAAAAGATTATGAAAAGGTAGCGGGAGTTAAGGTTGTGGGGGCTCTGGTTCCCTATGGCCCTCAGTGGCATGACAAAATTGCTTCGGAGTTTGCTGCTAAGGGTAGCGGTTTTGACTTGGCTGCCTGGGACAGTCAGTCTGTAGCAGAGTTTGCCGGAGGAGGTCATTGTGTTCTGCTGAATCCATATCTGGAGAAGTCCGATAAAGTAAACTTTGACGCTTTCTTGCCAGCGGCTTTGAAACGTTATGGGGAATAT
Protein-coding sequences here:
- a CDS encoding ABC transporter ATP-binding protein; translated protein: MAHVFLKEIKKVFDNKVVAVDGLTLEIPDKGLVSLLGPSGCGKTTTMRIIAGLESPTSGRVYFDEQDVTEVSPETRDVAMVFQFPVIYPGMSVYENIAFPLVARKMAKEEIKKRVEEVAEVFEITDLLSKRTYVLDAGMKQKVVLARTFVRRPKVYLLDEPLTAVDPKTRMELRTVLKRLQSDLGQTMIYVTHDQSESLTLADKIAVMNEGRLLQYGSPEEVYRNPNNTFVGYFIGNPGMNFINCSLSIENGVCILDAQDFRHFVPEIPPSLVREIGYKPLIVGIRPENIEVSFVPREHWIVSQCILSEPIGSRVVLHLKVGEKVIKAKVPRIEVEPGASTWFRLPIEFLKFFDGETMEAVRT